A stretch of Candidatus Nanogingivalaceae bacterium DNA encodes these proteins:
- a CDS encoding TlyA family RNA methyltransferase: MKIRLDNLLVDRKMVESRSQAESYIKLGKVAVDGIKRTKPGFFVDVNSELKILQQVQYVSRAGLKLESVAKKMRIDFRNKTVLDVGSSTGGFTDYSLKNGANKVIAVDVGTDQLHPKLRLNKKVELHEKTDIRNFKTDQKIDVVVIDVSFISIKEILPSVVNLSNKNTKIVAMVKPQFEAGRNGTVNGVVKNNSYRRKILQDFENWCRSNNLYIENKRDSEVKGTKGNQERFYILRKTSK; the protein is encoded by the coding sequence GTCGCTCTCAGGCTGAAAGCTATATAAAGCTTGGTAAGGTTGCAGTTGACGGTATTAAGAGAACTAAACCGGGTTTTTTTGTTGATGTCAATTCTGAATTAAAAATCCTTCAGCAAGTTCAATACGTATCACGAGCAGGATTGAAGCTAGAAAGTGTGGCTAAAAAAATGCGAATCGATTTTCGTAATAAAACGGTTCTAGATGTTGGCTCGAGTACGGGAGGGTTTACGGATTATTCTTTGAAGAATGGTGCCAACAAGGTTATTGCTGTTGATGTTGGTACAGATCAGTTACATCCAAAATTAAGGTTGAACAAAAAAGTTGAACTACATGAGAAAACCGATATTCGAAACTTTAAAACAGATCAGAAAATCGACGTGGTGGTTATTGATGTTAGTTTTATATCTATAAAGGAAATTCTTCCAAGTGTCGTAAACCTTTCTAATAAGAACACAAAAATAGTGGCAATGGTTAAACCGCAGTTTGAAGCGGGAAGAAATGGAACTGTCAATGGTGTTGTAAAAAATAACTCTTACCGTAGGAAAATTCTTCAAGATTTTGAAAATTGGTGCCGTTCAAATAATTTATACATAGAGAATAAAAGGGATAGTGAAGTTAAAGGAACAAAAGGTAATCAAGAAAGATTTTATATCCTAAGGAAGACTAGCAAATAA
- the ychF gene encoding redox-regulated ATPase YchF — MSLSIGIVGLPNVGKSTLFNALTNNDILAANYPFATIEPNTGIVPVPDTRLNKLAEIYGSQKIIPATVTFVDIAGLVAGASKGEGLGNKFLANIRQCDAIVHIVRAFVNNDIVHVSNEVNPKNDIEVINTELILADIQTIENRLPKLQKEAKAKPALRKQADYLNKLLEQLQSGNVLSSIKDLDLEAIADLHLLTAKPVIYAFNVDENTLVDNAKKSELAKMVLPAKSIFVCAKLEEELKGLDENDAKDLLESYGVKETGLNQMIHAAYDTLGLQSYMTAGPKEVHAWTIKKGWTAPQAAGVIHTDFERGFIAAQVVDYNDLVECGSELEAKNHGKIRTEGKDYVMSPNDVVEFRFNV; from the coding sequence ATGAGTCTAAGTATTGGAATCGTTGGGTTGCCAAATGTTGGTAAATCAACACTCTTTAACGCACTAACAAATAATGATATCTTAGCTGCAAACTACCCTTTTGCAACAATTGAGCCAAATACAGGAATTGTTCCAGTTCCAGACACTCGTCTAAATAAGTTAGCCGAAATTTATGGCTCACAAAAAATTATTCCAGCAACAGTAACTTTTGTTGATATTGCCGGATTGGTGGCCGGAGCCTCAAAGGGCGAAGGATTAGGAAATAAATTTCTCGCAAATATTCGCCAATGCGACGCGATCGTTCATATCGTCCGAGCTTTCGTGAATAACGATATCGTCCACGTATCAAATGAAGTTAATCCAAAAAATGATATTGAAGTTATTAATACTGAACTAATCCTAGCAGACATCCAGACTATCGAAAACCGGCTGCCAAAGCTTCAAAAAGAAGCGAAAGCTAAGCCAGCTCTCAGAAAACAAGCCGATTACTTGAACAAATTACTTGAACAACTTCAATCTGGAAATGTATTATCAAGTATAAAAGATTTAGATTTAGAAGCTATTGCTGATTTGCACTTATTAACAGCTAAGCCCGTAATTTATGCCTTTAACGTTGACGAAAACACATTAGTCGATAACGCGAAAAAAAGTGAACTTGCAAAAATGGTTCTACCTGCAAAATCTATCTTTGTTTGCGCAAAACTTGAAGAAGAATTGAAAGGATTAGACGAAAATGATGCAAAAGATTTACTCGAAAGCTATGGAGTAAAAGAAACTGGGCTCAATCAAATGATCCACGCAGCTTACGACACCCTAGGATTACAAAGCTACATGACTGCTGGGCCAAAAGAAGTACACGCCTGGACAATCAAAAAAGGCTGGACTGCACCACAGGCAGCTGGCGTTATCCACACAGATTTCGAAAGAGGTTTCATTGCTGCACAAGTCGTAGACTATAATGATTTAGTGGAGTGCGGTAGCGAACTAGAAGCTAAAAACCACGGTAAAATCCGAACCGAAGGCAAGGACTATGTGATGTCTCCAAATGATGTTGTTGAATTTAGATTCAATGTATAA
- the pilM gene encoding type IV pilus assembly protein PilM: MINIKGVGDFFSLDIGTNAIRAVQLSKAGENSWNLIGLGYTPVDPQLVLSNSDESRRRLGEIISTMIGQSDIKTKNVAISLPSQKTFTTIFEVPKQDVKELQKNVSYQIDQYIPMAIDDAQVDWALLGESLSNPDSLEILLASTSKNFSEEKMEFVEGLGLNVVASEPDSLAMTRALYSGNQNGQAQLIIDMGEISTDLSIVYQGAPRLVRTIPTGISSLVKSATQNLNIKEDQARQFIMKFGLAQDKLEGQVFHAIEITLENFVQEIAKSIKFLGTKYQNVQVGSIALSGYSGIVPQMPEYVSSKTGIQSYSANPFQNINVPAKYQQQVASVGNEFAVAIGLAERNNK, translated from the coding sequence ATGATTAATATTAAAGGTGTGGGCGATTTCTTCTCGTTAGATATTGGAACGAACGCGATTCGTGCCGTCCAGCTTTCGAAAGCTGGAGAAAATTCTTGGAATTTAATTGGTCTTGGATATACTCCAGTTGACCCTCAATTAGTTTTGAGTAATTCTGATGAAAGTCGTCGTCGTTTGGGAGAAATTATCTCAACGATGATCGGTCAGAGCGATATTAAAACGAAAAATGTAGCGATTAGTCTTCCGTCCCAAAAGACATTCACAACAATTTTCGAAGTTCCTAAACAAGATGTTAAGGAATTGCAAAAAAACGTTAGTTATCAAATCGATCAGTATATTCCAATGGCTATCGATGACGCTCAGGTCGACTGGGCTCTTCTTGGAGAATCTCTTTCAAATCCAGATTCATTAGAGATTCTACTTGCAAGCACTTCTAAAAACTTCAGCGAAGAAAAAATGGAATTTGTTGAAGGTTTAGGCTTAAATGTTGTTGCAAGCGAACCTGATTCATTAGCAATGACTCGAGCGCTTTATTCAGGCAACCAAAATGGTCAAGCACAATTGATTATTGATATGGGTGAAATTTCAACCGACTTATCAATTGTATACCAAGGTGCTCCAAGACTTGTTCGAACAATTCCAACAGGTATTTCAAGCTTAGTTAAATCTGCAACGCAAAACTTAAATATTAAAGAAGATCAAGCGCGACAATTCATTATGAAGTTTGGTCTTGCTCAAGATAAACTTGAAGGTCAGGTTTTTCATGCTATCGAGATTACACTTGAAAACTTCGTCCAAGAAATTGCCAAGTCAATCAAATTCTTGGGAACAAAATATCAAAATGTTCAAGTTGGATCAATTGCGCTTTCAGGTTATTCTGGAATTGTACCGCAAATGCCTGAATATGTTTCTTCAAAGACAGGAATTCAGTCATACTCAGCAAATCCATTCCAAAATATAAATGTCCCAGCAAAATATCAACAACAAGTTGCAAGTGTTGGTAATGAGTTTGCCGTAGCGATTGGTTTGGCGGAAAGGAACAATAAATAA